The Drosophila gunungcola strain Sukarami chromosome 2R unlocalized genomic scaffold, Dgunungcola_SK_2 000013F, whole genome shotgun sequence genome includes the window ATAGGACAAACTATTGTCTCCAGCGCTTGAGTATTGATAGGATGACTTCTTATAGGCGTAGTTCTTGTCGTTCTAAATCAATAGTGACATAAAAATCAGCTATAGTCAAATGGATCATTAATCAAGGCCTTACCCTGCCCCATTTCGAAGGCTTGTCCCGCAACGAGGATGAGTAATTTTCCGAACTGCTCGAGTACTGCATTTCCAATTAGTTTTTTTCTGAAACGGAAACCAATATCAttcataaattattcaaattctACGTGTGAGTAAGTGAAACGAGTCGTGGGTGTCTGCGAGACACGTAATCACGGATTGCGACCCCGAACAGCAGGTTGATTTCGCTCCAAGGCGGTTCGCAAGAATCCGAATCCCAAGCATTTTTCCCACCCACGCGACCATACGAAAATGGCCGCATTCGGCATTCTGAAGTGAGAACTTGTGGCGCATTAATGGAAGCTTAAGTCATCTGAAGTGGGCATCACTCGAGCACACAAAGCAGGGAATACCAAATAACAATGAACATGAACCGCCAGAGGCTGTCATCCGGAGATGAAATGCCCTGGAAAGTGGCAGAAGTGGTTCTAAAACACTGAAGCTTCTAGGCCTTACAAGGCAGATGTTGAAATGTTTTAGTTGGCTGGACTAGTAAGAAAAATCCCCATCGACCATATTtcacattttataataaaacaacaatataaTTTGGCAAtgatattaattaaacaacTTAACTATGATCGTAAAATCCTGTATTTATATACCAGTACGTTAAAGGTATACAAGTTTATCTAAAGCACTTTTACACCATATACTAAATAAGTAAATtcatctttttaaaaattattctacATTTatagatacattttaaaatccatAAAAAGCAGTTCAAAACagttttctttaataataaaaaattattcttaaaaaatttaaataagtatgTACATACATCTATTTATAGAAGAGTGAAACAGAACCTTAAATTATAGCTTTGTATATAATTGTTTCAATCAATATGCCATAAAAATCTAATTGTCAGTTGTGAAGCTtgttatataaacaataaattctAACAACTTTGAAATTTCAAGGCTAAATATGAGacttttcaaattgttttgtatgtaaatattaacttaaaatacaatttcttaATTGTCGATCCCTTCAAATTAGAACTACCCTTTGGCAGTGAAACCTTCAAAATTGCTGGCATTGATTTTCAGAACTGGCACACACGCAAAAACAAGACAAAAACCCAGGggcaaaaagtcaaaaattcAATGTCAAACAGGTTTTCACTTTCAACGTGTCCTTAAACTCCTTTTTTGTCTGGGCCGGAACACAAGGTGCACACACTCATGCACGAGATTACACACATATATGCATctgtatacatacatatgtatcttTTGGGTCGCCTTTATTTTGTTGTGGatgcagtttttgttttgtcgaTTTTTAGCGATAGCCTTGGGGAGAGAGATAGTCGGTGATGATGCAAAAATTCGAGATACGAGAAGGATGACCGACTGGCGATGATGTCATAAGGCGAAGCTTTTGACAGCAACTGCATTAAACGTCAACGCTAACTGGCTTAAGTAATCAAATCAAGGCGAGCTAAATAAATCACCTTTTGAATGGTGATTTCGGCGGGGATGCTACGCCATATGGTCAACAGCATAGAGCTAATAAagacacacaaaacacaaataataaagCCTCACGTCAGCCAAATACACGCATAAAATatcataatataaatataaaaggcCAAATCTAATTGATGCTGCCGCCAGCGTCGCCCCCTCCGCCTCCTTCCCACCCACTAAATAGCAAATCGTATATAGCAAATCGTATATAGTGTATCCCCCGATCTCAGCACGTTTTTAGCTGTTCTCTGGGCCTCACTTTGGcgacaataacaataataaaaacaaaaacaaaaacaaaacgcagAGAGAGCGGAGCccgtgttttgtttttgcatatgtACAGTGTACACACGCAGGTCAGAAATGATCTCATATACTCAAATACTCGGATCGAAGCTATGGGGAAACATGTTGCTCTGTCTGCCTGGCGATTGGAATTAACATTAACCCCTTGAACGACTACGTTCCATATTGTCTGTACTTTGGTCACCGAACACTGATCATTGAGGCATTTTTATAGTTTCATGAATGAAAAACTTGGCATTACGTGTTATTTTAATGATCGAAGTCATAAGATGTGTAACGTACAAacactaattttttttttttttttttttttaattttaccatTGTTGGCAAGCAATCCGTTTAACTAAAATAGCTCAGGTTTACTTTATTTAGAATTTGGAGTCTTCTTAGCGTTAGACTGATGTCTACTAGACTTAAAGCTAAATTGTTTTCATGGTTATGAAGTCTGTCCACGATTTCTTACTAAATCTATTCATCTCTTCTTTTATGGTTGGtgtatttagatttttaaaatattagaatTAGATACGCTGGAGTATCCTTCTAAGGATATCGTCTATATATAGATGAACACAACAAACTTAAAGAATGTTGTATATAGTAGCAGGGATCACTGGAATACTGCTAAATTATTAACCATAAAATTTACttattggcaaaaaaaaagattgccaataaaaaaaatccgaaaaaaaatgttttcctttttattttccttctaagtcttaaattttaactaaatatttatttgaagttctcagaaaacattaaaattacgacaataaattaaacttaattttatgcttgcaaaatttagtttaatttgcattaatcttcagaatttattagctCAAGTTAAGGCATTAAtgattaatgattttaaatcaaactgAGTCATTTACGAAAATCCTGCGCGAAAGTAAACATCTTAAAAGGTGGGATGTATGTATGCTATGAATCACGTGTACAATtatggaaaatattattacattttctaaaaatgtttatattttgttgagAAATGTAAGATAACGTGTActtgttatttttcttattattctTAGGTAActcatttatatttcaaaaaatgattttgaaaatttatttaaatttaagaaaacacattttataaCACAAAGAAAGTGGAAGTCAAAGATCAAATCTTATAAGAACacccaaaaatgttttgttgttttcccaAATTGGGGGAGTTGTATTACAATGGGTTAAACCATCGAAGTGGGCGGGGTTTCGGAAAGGGGAAGCGAGATCGCTGATCACAGATCGCCAAATACCAGATCGCATACGTAGGCAATGGCAAACAAAATcgtaaaataaacaaatagcGGGCTAACAACGAGTTTgaaatggccaaaaaaaaaaaaaagcgaaggTGTTGTTGTCGTCGCCGCCGTTCTGTTGTTGAAATTTCCGAAAATCAAATCGAAACGTAGGCGAAATTTAACGTCTATATATGCGCCAGGCAGGCATGTATCATTATCTATATGTGTTCTAGACACCAGTGTGCTGCGTATCTGTGTGTCGAGTTGCCAATTTGTGGCACCCACACAAAACAATCCACGAGTTCAAGCCAAGCGGACATAAACAAGCTATAGACGCCGTTTGAACTTGGCTAAATTAAACGAAAGTTTAGCGAGCATACAGATGCAAAGATACTCAGCTAATGGGCGAATTTCCGAACACTTTTCGACTTTCGACTTTTGCCgagccattttttttttcgtcggtatatgaaaacaaataattctATTTATAGTTCACTGCCACTGTTCTTTCAATTTGAATACTGCGCTGTCGGTCGGTTCCGTggggaaatggaaataaatcGAGTGTACGTACGAGTGCCCACCGTACATGAATCATCTGGCCAAGAAGAGATACACAACCAATCTGCCAGATACATCGCTACATGGTCGGGGAGGATGCGTTTCTGCTGCTTTTCGAATTTCACTTCAAAAAGCGAGTACTTCCACGTACATGCAGTACGTGAAATGTGAAATACCACGACAACGAAAACTCGTTTCTGTTTCTATCTGCGGTTTCGAGCTCCTCTTCCATAGGCTATAGACATAGACCAAAAAGAAACAACAGCCCACACACTCTCTTTCGTCTTTCGTTTTTCGTCTAGTTATTTCTCTCGCACAAATACTTGCAGCACTCACTGTGCACTTTTCCAAAACTCCAAAAACGCAACTACCAGGCCAGGTACCAGCTACCAGCTACAGTTCAATGGGGAAGGAAATTCGTTGGTAAGTGTATTAGTGTTCGATCGCTCCCAGCACTTGAGTGTAACGGTTCGCGCAGTGTTAGGTTTTTCGCTGTGGTAACGGATCTTTGGATCTTCGGATCTTGACGCGTCGCTAGCTCGGGCGGTACTGAGGCCTCCGATCCGCACTTGCCACCAGCTATcgccatccccatccccatccccatccccgcCAGtgcgatccgatccgatccgatggCAACTTGCTCCGGAGACGCAGCTCGGACCTGTTCGCCCGAGTTGGAGAGCATCTGGGAGGCGGGAGAATGGCCCATGACGATAGCCTCTCTCGGCTTTCGGTTGCAAAGCTCTCAAAAAGCTTTTCTCTCCGCAACTAATGCCAATTGATCGGGCGATAAAGAACGAgaagtgtatttatttgatcAGAAATATTAAACACCCTTggtgaatttaaaatatacagtttaaattatattttacattaCCTTTTGGTGTGTAAGTAAGTGTAATAGATCAAAGTCTGACAAGATATAAAACTAAGATACTCAATAAAACTCTTTTTCGCCATAAACAGACCCAATACCTTAgcttctaaaatattttgagaattttaaaacaagaaaacttTGTTTTCCATAATTATTGAGCAATCGGTTCATTTGATAAAAGTTTGAGTTTCcaattcaatgttttttaattgaaaacataTGTACCTAATAACCGGAAATATCCAAATCAGATTACCCGCTTCAAAGTCTGAACTGAAAAACAAAGCTACTCTGATAAAAATTCACGAAAACCACCACCAATTTGACTTCCAAAACGcgtgattgtttttttttttcttttttgcaatCGATCGTAAGCGTGTACATATTGTATGTATGAATAACACAAATAAgcaaaccaattttaaattgaagctTGCGAAGTTTTAAATCCCAACTAAGCGACCCTGTAGAACGACCTCTTCTATGCCTGCTTTAATGGGtcaaataatttgattaaatttaaatgacagCCGACTGTTTAAAATGAGCAAACAATTCGAAGATGCTCCAGTTTTTTTCCAATCCATTATGCGCCATACATTTAACAACAAAAGTTTACTTATAAAAAGCTCATGCACTTGTTGCCTCGTTTCCCCCAAAAAATCCGTTCTCGTTCGTTTACTCGATATAAAAGAGTCaagtgttttcattttattcacTCGTATTGCAGTAGAGTCGTCCATGATTATTGTGATCAGTGAATCTGAAGTTGATaagcttttttataaaaaacaaagaccGATAATGCCGGTTACAACTGAGGGGAGCAGCAGTTACGTTAAAATTACGATACTTAAGGTAGACAAAAGCGGCTGTACGGGCGGCGACGACCTAATCCTTGGCGGGCACCTCGATGACGCGCGGCTTGTCGATGATGCGGGCGGTCTTGTTGCCCTTCTCGACGATGCCGATGATCCATGCCTGGTAGCCCTCCTGCTTCTCGATGTCTTTGCAGTAGGCGGCGGCTTGCTCGCGCGGCAGGCAGATCAGCAATCCTCCCGAGGTCTCGGCCGAATggccctgcagcagctggaACATGTTGCCGCACGCCTTGGCCACCGCGGCCATCTTGGCGATCACCGGCAGGTTGTGTATGACAAAGGATACGTCCTTCTTCTGATGGGCGGCCAGTGTTTGGGCGTGACCGAGCAGTCCGAATCCGGTGATGTCGGTGGCCCCGTGGGCATTGTACTTGTGCATGAGGCGAGCGGCCACTCTGTTGAGCCGCGACATGGAGTTCATGGCCCGGTGGTAGGCCTTGCGCACGTCCTCCTCGGACACCACCAGCTTGATGCGGTTCCAGCGCTCCGGCTGGTCAATCCACTGGTGGGCATTCACAGCCACTTGGGTGCCCAGTGGCTTGGTTAGGACAAGGACATCTCCCACTACGGCGTTATCTGGCACAATGTACTCATTAGGCTGGCAAATGGTGGAGGCCACCCCTCCAATGGTGCACCAGGGATTAACCACGCTCTGCCCTCCGGTCACAGTGGTGCCCGCCTCCAGAGCTGAGTCCTTGAAGCCCCGCATAATCAGTGGGATGACCACGTCGCGCTCCTTCTCCGTCATCTTGGTGCTGACCGCCAGAAGCATTAGCATGTTGTCACAATCGGTGACGCCCATGGCGTAGAGATCGCTCAGCACATTGGCGCAGGCAATCTTGCCCATCATGTAGGGGTCGTCGACGATGGGGTAGAAGAAGTCGGTGGTCTGCACCAGGCAGAGGCCGCCGTGTCGCAGCGGGATCACCGAGCAGTCCAGACCAATGCCGATCCGGGGAATGGCCACGTTGAGGAACTGCGGCTCCTGGTCCTGGGCGGAGTAATCCTGCTGCAGGGCGGACACCAGCTTGGAGAGCACATCCTGCGGCACCTTGCAGCCGCGTCCTTTGAGATCCGCGAAGCGGGTGAGCCGAAAAGAACCATCCAGATCGTGGGCTGTGGGATCGAAAGGACGACGCAGCTCGGCGTCGCCACCGCCATGGAGCTCCAAATGGGCCGAGTTCAGGACATCAGCGGCGTAGCTCATCTTGCTTTACGGCTGAAGGATAAGAAAATCTGATTATGAATGGGTATGACCAATTAACGCACTTTTGCCGCGCAACAAAACATAATGGTCCACACTATGCAGCGAGTAACTCGCGTTCTCCCCGGTCACCAATACCACAGCGCTCAGACGTGTATGTACACGGATTTTCCGCTGCGTGTGTGTAGCGCGGCCTGTGATTGGCTGTTGCCGCGATGGCGGCTAAAACGGGCGAAGTCAGTATTTCTCCCCGTCGGCGAGGCGAGAAACGTGAACAATGCCCACTCATTTCAATtgcaaaatgccaaaaaagtGCACACTTTTATATTTCACACTTTATCGGTGGTAATTGGTAAAGACTTTACACTTACGTTTGCTTGTGCGAATCTACAACGAGAATTGTACGGGTCGTcagcaaattttatttattttgcgcctggtttttgctttttcaACGAGCGAGATGCAGTGTTACCAGatggtaaaactttttttttctcaaatgCTAGTGGGCCGTAATTGTGAAACGATGGAGCATGGAACAAGGCGggcttttttcatttttgaattttctgGCTAATTAGCTCGAtaatcaaaaacatttaattgtaGAATTCTACAGAATAGAAATAACTAACGATATTAATTGGAAAACAAGTGTATATATTGAGATATGGGTTTTGTGATTGGGGGCGGACCGAACTGAATTGCAGGCGATAATCAAGGGCGATAGTTCTATGCAGGGCTGTCGAATCTATCGATAAAAACAGGCGcccaaagtaaaataaataaaacatgttATTTATGCGAAATAAAAGGTAAATCCAACTGAAAGTTGTCATTCACTTTTGGAAACCTTCCCGGACAAAATATTAAGTGAAAAACAACTTCATGGACTGTTTAAACAGCACAAAAGAGAGCGCCAGAAAGAGGCAAAGAGCGGTCATCAAAACCTGTTGCGCCAGCAGAGTGAAAAGTAAAAGTGAGTAGGAAACCACTAACATATTTACCTTTGTTCGTTGATAAGCCAAGTAGTATATATCTGCACAGCTTAAAAAAGCCCTATTCACTCAAGCGGAAAACTCCATAGACAAAGAAGTATAACTTCCAGAAGGCAGCACCCACAAAAGACTTGAGCAACGAACTTGGTTGTGGGCAATGGgctaaactaaattaaaacgCTGACGAAATCTCAAAAACCATGATTCAG containing:
- the LOC128256190 gene encoding inactive selenide, water dikinase-like protein gives rise to the protein MSYAADVLNSAHLELHGGGDAELRRPFDPTAHDLDGSFRLTRFADLKGRGCKVPQDVLSKLVSALQQDYSAQDQEPQFLNVAIPRIGIGLDCSVIPLRHGGLCLVQTTDFFYPIVDDPYMMGKIACANVLSDLYAMGVTDCDNMLMLLAVSTKMTEKERDVVIPLIMRGFKDSALEAGTTVTGGQSVVNPWCTIGGVASTICQPNEYIVPDNAVVGDVLVLTKPLGTQVAVNAHQWIDQPERWNRIKLVVSEEDVRKAYHRAMNSMSRLNRVAARLMHKYNAHGATDITGFGLLGHAQTLAAHQKKDVSFVIHNLPVIAKMAAVAKACGNMFQLLQGHSAETSGGLLICLPREQAAAYCKDIEKQEGYQAWIIGIVEKGNKTARIIDKPRVIEVPAKD